TGTCACTATTTGTACTATTTTTTTTGTATCTTCTCCATATTTTTCTGCAAAACTATTTTCAAATTTAGCTATTTTTCTTGCATATGAAGATGATTTTTTTGAAAAATAAAATATTTCCATACCATTCATCTTCGTAGAAGTTGATGAATTAATATGTAAACTTATAAACAAATTAGCTTGAAGACCATTAGCTATTTTACTTCTATTTTGTAAAGTTATAAATTCATCTGTATCTCTTGTCATCACAACATTAAAATCCTTATTTAACTCTTTTCTTAAATATTTTCCTATTGAAAGAACTAAATCCTTTTCTCTTAATCCATTACCTACAGCCCCAGGATCTTTTCCTCCGTGTCCTGGATCTATAACAACTGTATATTGCTTATTCCTTTTACTTTTAGATAAATCTACTACTACTCTGTAAGGATTTTTTCTAGTACTCACCCGATAGAATATATTTTTTTTTAAATTTACAAAAAATCCTGTAGAATTATTATAATTAACTTGTTTTATGCTTTCTATATACTTAGATAACGGATTGTTTAAACTAAAATTATTGTAATTATTATTCTTTATTTCTAAAAATAATAGTCGATTATATTCATCATAATCACTATGATAATTAGGTGAATCTTTATCCATATCAAAGACAATTTGAGAAGGATATTTATTAAATCTTATATTTTTTATGCTTGTTGAAAAACTAAATGTAAAAGTTATAAAAAATATTATAAGGCTTAGAAATTTTTTTTTCATATTTTATCTTATCCTTTTATTTATAAAATAATCTGTAAAAAAAAACGACAATTATTACTAATTGCCGTTTCGCATTATAATCAATTAGTCTAGTACAACTGCAACAGCTGACTTTCTAATAGTCATATGTGTACCTTTATCTATTTTTACAACAACAAAAGATTCATCTACTCTTGTGATAGTCCCTTTTATTCCTCCAATAGTTACAATTTCATCTCCGTCTTTTAACGCATCCATCATAGCTTTTTGTTTCTTTTGTTTCTTCTTATTTGGCATAACCATAAAGAAATATATAATTGCTATCCATATTGCAATCATTATTACAGTTCCGTATTTTGCAAAAATTTGATTCATTAATAGTCCCTCCTAATTTTAGTCTCACACTCTAAGTATAGCACACAGATATCCTTTTTTCAATTATTCTTTAGTTCATGAATAAATCTTTCAATTTATTTAAAAATCCCTTATTCATTTTATAATTTTTATCTTTTAAACTATCATCAAATTCTTTTAGTAATTTTTCTTGTTCTGCATTTAAATTAGTTGGAACCTCTATTATTATTTTAACTAAAAGATCTCCAGGAGAATAAGCTCTAGGATTATTAATTCCTTGACCCCTTAATCTTAACACTTTTCCATTTTGAGTTCCTTTTGCTATTTTTATAGTTTTCTTTCCATCTAATGTAGGAATTGCTATTTCTCCACCTAATGTTGCCTTTGTAAACGTAATTGGAACCTGGCAAATAATATCTTCTTCATCTCTTATAAAGAATTTATGTTCTTTAACATGGAAGAATATATATAAATCTCCATTTTCTCCACCTTCTGAACTAGCATCTCCCATTCCTGACATTCTTAATCTTTGACCATCATGAATTCCCACAGGAATTTTTATTTTTTTCTTAATTTGCTCTCTTTCAACTCCTGTTCCTCTACATTTAGAACATTTAGTCTCAGGTATTTTCCCTTTTCCATGACATTCATCACACTCAACAACATTCTTAAAGTTTCCTAACATTGTTCTTTGAATTTGTTCTATTCTACCTGCACCATGACATTTTGGACATGTCTTAGTTTTTGTCCCTGGTTCTGCTCCACTTCCATTACATTTAGAACAATTTCCCATTCTTGTATATTTTATTTCTTTTTCTCCACCTTTAGCTACTTCTTCTAGAGTCACTGTGACATCTACTCTTAAATCATCTCCTGGTTCTGGACCTCTAGATCTTGAACTACCTCCAAAACCTCCTCCAAAAAATGAAGAGAATATATCTTCTGCGCCACCAAATCCGCCAAATCCACCGAATCCGCCAGCTCCTCCTCCACCATTTTCAAAGGCTGCATGACCAAATCTATCATATTTTGATCTTTTATCTGAATCAGATAAAACTTGATATGCTTCATTAATTTCTTTAAATTTATTTTCAGCTTCTTTTTTCTCTTTCTCACTTGCATTACTAAATTTATCTGGATGATATTTCATAGCAAGCTTTCTATATGCTTTTTTTATTTCTGAATCAGAAGCTGTTTTTTCTACTCCTAAAAGATCATAATAATCTTTTTTTTCCATTTTTTTTCCTCCATTAAATTTTAGACTGTTATCATTATATCATATTTCTTTTCTCTATTTGATTCTATTTTTCTTATTCCTATTTTTTCTTTTAATTTTCCTGAAGAATTTATATAATCAGTTATTCCATCCCAGGGCTCAAAACATATAAAATTACCACCTTGAACTCCCCAAAAAGCTAAATATTCAAAATCTTTAAATTGAAATTTTAGAATTTCTTTATTTTTTTTATTTTTCAAATAAATCAATTTAGATTTAATATTCTTAAAAATTAAAGCATCATTTATAAAAATATCTTTCTTTAAGTTTAGTTTTTTTTCTTTAAATATTTCTTTTTCTTTATTTGGAACTATAAACCCCTCTTTTAAAACTTTAGAATTTCCTATTTCATCCTTA
Above is a genomic segment from Fusobacterium sp. JB019 containing:
- a CDS encoding N-acetylmuramoyl-L-alanine amidase, which codes for MKKKFLSLIIFFITFTFSFSTSIKNIRFNKYPSQIVFDMDKDSPNYHSDYDEYNRLLFLEIKNNNYNNFSLNNPLSKYIESIKQVNYNNSTGFFVNLKKNIFYRVSTRKNPYRVVVDLSKSKRNKQYTVVIDPGHGGKDPGAVGNGLREKDLVLSIGKYLRKELNKDFNVVMTRDTDEFITLQNRSKIANGLQANLFISLHINSSTSTKMNGMEIFYFSKKSSSYARKIAKFENSFAEKYGEDTKKIVQIVTDISYNNNKAESMKLAEKLNNDLSKRMKMKNRKIHGANFAVLRGVNCPGILIETGFIRNKSDSRKLKNRTNRKIIAKEIAKHVRKYFY
- the yajC gene encoding preprotein translocase subunit YajC, encoding MNQIFAKYGTVIMIAIWIAIIYFFMVMPNKKKQKKQKAMMDALKDGDEIVTIGGIKGTITRVDESFVVVKIDKGTHMTIRKSAVAVVLD
- the dnaJ gene encoding molecular chaperone DnaJ, translating into MEKKDYYDLLGVEKTASDSEIKKAYRKLAMKYHPDKFSNASEKEKKEAENKFKEINEAYQVLSDSDKRSKYDRFGHAAFENGGGGAGGFGGFGGFGGAEDIFSSFFGGGFGGSSRSRGPEPGDDLRVDVTVTLEEVAKGGEKEIKYTRMGNCSKCNGSGAEPGTKTKTCPKCHGAGRIEQIQRTMLGNFKNVVECDECHGKGKIPETKCSKCRGTGVEREQIKKKIKIPVGIHDGQRLRMSGMGDASSEGGENGDLYIFFHVKEHKFFIRDEEDIICQVPITFTKATLGGEIAIPTLDGKKTIKIAKGTQNGKVLRLRGQGINNPRAYSPGDLLVKIIIEVPTNLNAEQEKLLKEFDDSLKDKNYKMNKGFLNKLKDLFMN